Proteins encoded in a region of the Sphingomonas sp. OV641 genome:
- a CDS encoding ScpA family protein has translation MTGEQLTLDLEGWEGPLDLLLNLARAQKVDLKQISILALVEQYLAYVERARTIQLELAADYLVMAAWLAYLKSALLLPRDPGVEPSPEELALRLQLRLERLSAMREAGARLMGRDRLGRDVFRRGAPEGLRAVRKASWSAGIFDLISAYGRISARTRPVMHVVHDREVMTLEAAIARIAGLIGTTIDRGVIEAFLPDGAAGMFRRSALASSFLAALELARQGRIELEQDGPFAPLYLRAPA, from the coding sequence GTGACGGGAGAGCAGCTGACCCTGGATCTGGAAGGTTGGGAGGGGCCGCTTGACCTCCTCCTCAACCTTGCCCGGGCGCAGAAGGTCGACCTGAAGCAGATCTCCATCCTTGCTCTGGTGGAGCAATATCTCGCTTATGTTGAGCGAGCCCGGACGATCCAGCTTGAGCTGGCCGCCGATTATCTGGTGATGGCGGCGTGGTTGGCATATCTGAAGTCCGCGCTCCTGCTGCCGCGTGATCCCGGTGTGGAGCCGAGCCCGGAAGAACTCGCGCTTCGGCTGCAGCTTCGGCTGGAGCGGCTGTCCGCCATGCGGGAGGCGGGGGCGCGGCTGATGGGCCGTGACCGGCTTGGCCGGGACGTGTTCAGGCGCGGGGCGCCCGAGGGGCTCCGCGCCGTGCGCAAGGCAAGCTGGTCGGCAGGCATCTTCGATTTGATTTCTGCCTATGGGCGGATCAGCGCGCGGACGCGCCCCGTGATGCATGTGGTGCATGATCGCGAGGTGATGACGCTGGAAGCCGCAATCGCGCGCATCGCCGGGCTGATCGGGACGACCATCGACCGCGGTGTCATCGAAGCGTTCCTGCCGGACGGAGCCGCCGGCATGTTTCGCCGCTCCGCGCTGGCGTCCAGTTTCCTGGCGGCGCTCGAGCTGGCCCGGCAAGGGCGGATCGAGCTTGAGCAGGACGGGCCGTTCGCGCCGCTATATCTGCGCGCTCCCGCGTGA
- a CDS encoding sensor histidine kinase, with product MNTTASEDSRGGATAPFMMRWPTGAKLLVIISIALLPLAIIAVFATLRITQIADAEARASLRIASAESSRAIAIELIGDMTALRVAVDALESDPLDTPSCARVQGVFAQQAFNGARFAVFDARGRLLCGSSFTQGLEVARAARDSAVAARILPGNGLLLGVVGRSGRVTASAFFPKDFIAELSRPSGFTPAYAAKLTRQSEELILEPLPRENAFERRESNVTDLGIGELALAMQVRAAPITSPLVIALLLPLIMWAAAAGIAWFVVDRLLIRPLRQLRAQVAAFTPGEEPDPATMRALPAQELRELGDTFRALTRTVAIHEAGLAEGLVRQTKLTREVHHRVKNNLQVISSLINFHARGARSPEAAQAYASIQRRVDALAVVHRNHFAEMEENRGLGLRPMLGELASNIRATAPEGIQLRIQLDSDPYLVSQDVAVAVAFIVTELIELAVTCDPAAHVRVSVKETGASDRATLRVSSPALIDSPLLREGLATRFGRVTEGLARQLRAPLHHDPLTGAYEISIAVLGRD from the coding sequence ATGAATACCACGGCGTCGGAAGATTCGCGCGGCGGCGCGACGGCGCCGTTCATGATGCGATGGCCGACGGGAGCAAAGCTTCTCGTCATCATCTCCATCGCGCTCCTGCCACTTGCGATCATCGCGGTGTTCGCGACCTTGCGAATCACGCAGATCGCCGATGCCGAGGCCAGGGCCAGTCTCCGGATCGCGTCGGCGGAAAGCAGTCGCGCGATCGCCATCGAATTGATCGGCGATATGACGGCGCTCCGCGTCGCGGTTGATGCGCTGGAATCAGACCCGCTCGACACGCCCAGTTGCGCCCGCGTACAAGGTGTCTTTGCACAACAGGCATTCAACGGCGCGCGCTTCGCGGTTTTCGACGCGCGGGGCAGATTGCTGTGCGGCAGTAGTTTCACCCAGGGCCTTGAGGTCGCGCGCGCGGCACGCGACTCCGCCGTGGCCGCGCGGATCCTGCCGGGCAATGGATTGCTGCTGGGTGTCGTCGGTCGATCCGGCCGCGTGACGGCGTCCGCCTTCTTCCCGAAGGACTTCATCGCCGAACTGAGCCGGCCGAGTGGCTTTACGCCTGCTTACGCCGCCAAGCTGACCCGGCAGTCCGAAGAGCTCATCCTGGAGCCGTTGCCACGCGAGAACGCGTTCGAGCGGCGCGAGAGCAACGTGACGGATCTCGGCATCGGCGAACTGGCGCTTGCCATGCAGGTGCGGGCCGCGCCGATCACCTCGCCTTTGGTGATCGCCCTGCTTCTGCCGCTGATCATGTGGGCGGCCGCAGCGGGAATCGCCTGGTTCGTGGTGGATCGGCTGCTGATCCGGCCCTTGCGTCAGTTGCGCGCCCAGGTTGCCGCTTTCACTCCCGGCGAAGAGCCAGACCCCGCGACGATGCGTGCACTGCCGGCGCAGGAGCTACGCGAACTCGGCGACACCTTCCGCGCGCTCACGCGCACCGTCGCCATTCACGAAGCCGGCCTGGCAGAGGGACTGGTACGCCAGACCAAGCTCACGCGAGAGGTTCACCACCGCGTAAAGAACAACCTCCAGGTCATTTCGTCGCTGATCAACTTCCATGCACGCGGCGCGCGCTCCCCCGAGGCGGCACAGGCCTATGCTTCGATTCAGCGGCGGGTTGATGCGCTTGCGGTCGTTCACCGCAACCATTTCGCCGAAATGGAAGAAAACCGCGGTCTGGGCCTGCGCCCGATGCTGGGCGAACTTGCCTCCAACATCAGGGCCACAGCGCCCGAAGGCATTCAGCTGCGGATCCAGCTGGACTCCGATCCGTACCTCGTGTCGCAGGACGTCGCGGTCGCCGTCGCATTCATCGTGACCGAGCTGATCGAACTAGCCGTGACATGCGATCCGGCCGCTCATGTGCGGGTCTCGGTCAAGGAAACCGGCGCCTCCGATCGGGCGACGCTGCGCGTTTCATCCCCTGCGTTGATCGACAGCCCACTCCTTCGTGAAGGTCTCGCCACGCGCTTCGGCCGGGTTACCGAGGGTTTGGCGCGTCAGCTGCGGGCGCCGCTCCACCATGATCCGCTCACCGGCGCCTATGAGATCTCCATCGCGGTACTCGGCCGCGACTGA
- a CDS encoding bifunctional [glutamine synthetase] adenylyltransferase/[glutamine synthetase]-adenylyl-L-tyrosine phosphorylase, with translation MVDRLSSEIIVDPAFPDAIARAQTYAPFLANLLEREGETVADPRSGPPPISEEYSTSKALRLARRRLALQVAIGDLSGLFDLTEVTHRLTDFADRALDQAIRAAILERTPSATPAGFVAIALGKQGSRELNYSSDIDPIFLFDPRTLPTRNNEEPVDAAVRIGRRVIELLQTRDADGYVLRVDLRLRPTPEVTPIAVPIDAAIVYYESQALPWERAAFIRARPAAGDLALGRSFLEAIRPFIWRRSLDFGAVGEIVEITRRIRDHHSQGQKFGPGYDLKRGRGGIREIEFFAQIHQLIHGGRNPALRIGDTRAALAALAAAGRIDQADAKALTDAYVALRTAEHRVQMIDDRQTHTLPTGEALDRVARLDGRADGAALLAHLLPHVKRVAEIFDRLAAPGAAALSTDPDKLADQLAGAGFTDTQTAMTRIKSWRAGRYPALRSAAAQTALEAVLPGLVAALAEAPEPEAALNRLDRTFERLPSAVNIFRLLEARPALSVLLVQLLSHAPTLADELARRPDLLDGLIDASAFDPVPDRAGLAAEMRLRKNGDYQAQLDHVRRVVADRRFALGAQIIAGASDPLAVAAGYSRVAEAAIDVLAQAAVDEFARVHGLVPNSEFVILALGRLGGGELTHASDLDLVYLFTGDFAAESDGAKPLGATLYYNRLAQRVSAALSVPTAAGPLYPIDTRLRPSGNQGPLVVNFESFARYQRESAWTWEHMALTRARPVFGSPEARSALQAIISDVLAGNRPERDIVADALKMRAEMATHKPPAGPLDAKLLPGGLVDLEFAVHVRQLLECRGFDPHLGRAIVALDLPRGLVQAHDLLTRLIVTLRLVAPDAAEPDMPATRALIARALRLENWPAVGAALDSARQEVTAAWKGVTDGHAA, from the coding sequence ATGGTGGACCGTTTGTCAAGCGAAATAATCGTTGATCCAGCGTTTCCCGATGCGATCGCGCGCGCTCAGACTTACGCGCCGTTCCTCGCCAACCTGTTGGAACGCGAGGGGGAAACAGTCGCCGACCCGCGCAGCGGTCCGCCGCCAATTTCCGAGGAATATTCAACCAGTAAGGCGCTTCGCTTGGCTCGCCGCAGGCTGGCGCTCCAGGTGGCGATCGGCGATCTTTCCGGCCTGTTCGACCTGACCGAGGTTACGCATCGCCTGACCGACTTCGCGGATCGCGCGCTTGATCAGGCGATCCGTGCCGCGATCCTAGAGCGAACACCCAGTGCGACACCGGCGGGCTTCGTGGCGATTGCGCTTGGCAAGCAGGGTAGCCGTGAGCTGAACTATTCATCGGACATTGATCCGATCTTCCTGTTCGATCCCAGAACGCTGCCCACACGGAATAATGAGGAGCCGGTCGACGCGGCCGTCCGTATCGGGCGCCGCGTTATCGAGTTGCTCCAGACGCGCGATGCGGACGGCTATGTCCTGCGGGTCGATCTTCGGCTTCGGCCTACCCCCGAAGTCACGCCGATCGCGGTGCCGATTGATGCCGCCATCGTGTACTATGAATCGCAGGCGCTGCCATGGGAACGGGCGGCATTCATTCGCGCCCGCCCCGCCGCCGGCGACTTGGCACTCGGCCGCTCCTTTCTGGAGGCGATCCGCCCGTTCATCTGGCGGCGAAGCCTGGATTTCGGTGCTGTCGGTGAGATCGTCGAGATCACGCGAAGGATCCGCGACCACCACTCGCAGGGGCAGAAGTTCGGCCCCGGCTATGATCTGAAGCGCGGCCGCGGTGGTATTCGTGAAATTGAGTTCTTCGCTCAGATCCACCAGTTGATCCACGGCGGCCGAAACCCGGCGCTTCGCATCGGCGACACCCGTGCCGCGCTGGCCGCGCTTGCGGCGGCGGGGCGGATCGATCAGGCCGATGCGAAGGCGTTGACGGACGCTTATGTGGCGCTGCGCACGGCCGAGCATCGCGTGCAGATGATCGACGATCGACAGACCCACACATTGCCGACCGGCGAGGCGCTGGATCGGGTCGCTCGGCTCGATGGCCGTGCGGACGGCGCCGCGCTGCTCGCGCATCTGCTTCCGCACGTTAAACGGGTAGCGGAGATATTCGATCGGCTGGCAGCGCCCGGCGCGGCTGCGCTTTCGACCGATCCTGACAAGCTGGCCGACCAGCTAGCGGGGGCTGGCTTCACCGACACGCAAACGGCGATGACGCGCATCAAGAGCTGGCGCGCGGGTCGGTATCCTGCGCTGCGCAGCGCCGCCGCGCAGACCGCGCTTGAAGCCGTGCTGCCAGGTCTGGTTGCGGCGCTCGCCGAGGCGCCGGAGCCGGAGGCGGCGCTAAACCGCCTCGATCGCACGTTTGAACGACTGCCAAGCGCGGTGAACATCTTCCGCTTGCTCGAGGCACGGCCTGCATTGTCGGTGCTGCTTGTCCAATTGCTCAGCCACGCGCCCACGCTGGCGGACGAGCTGGCGCGCCGGCCGGATCTGCTTGACGGTTTGATCGACGCGTCCGCCTTTGATCCGGTGCCGGACAGAGCCGGGCTCGCGGCCGAGATGCGACTGCGCAAGAATGGGGACTATCAGGCGCAGCTCGATCATGTCCGCAGGGTCGTCGCGGACCGGCGCTTTGCCCTTGGTGCCCAGATCATCGCTGGCGCCTCCGATCCGCTGGCGGTCGCCGCCGGCTATTCACGCGTGGCGGAGGCCGCCATTGACGTGCTGGCTCAGGCAGCGGTTGACGAATTTGCGCGCGTTCACGGGCTGGTGCCCAACAGCGAATTCGTCATCCTGGCACTCGGCCGCCTGGGCGGCGGTGAACTGACCCATGCTTCCGACCTGGACCTGGTCTATCTGTTCACCGGCGATTTCGCGGCGGAGTCCGACGGCGCCAAGCCACTGGGCGCGACATTGTACTACAACCGGCTGGCGCAGCGCGTGAGCGCCGCATTGTCGGTGCCGACCGCGGCCGGGCCCTTATACCCGATCGACACCCGATTGCGGCCCTCCGGCAACCAGGGGCCGCTGGTCGTCAACTTTGAATCCTTCGCGCGGTACCAGCGGGAAAGTGCCTGGACTTGGGAGCATATGGCGCTCACCCGGGCACGCCCGGTCTTTGGCTCACCGGAAGCGCGTTCAGCCTTGCAGGCGATCATATCCGATGTGCTCGCGGGCAACCGGCCGGAGCGGGATATCGTTGCCGATGCGCTGAAGATGCGTGCCGAGATGGCCACCCACAAGCCGCCTGCCGGTCCGCTGGATGCGAAGTTGCTGCCCGGTGGTCTGGTGGATCTGGAATTCGCCGTTCACGTTCGTCAGTTGCTGGAATGCCGTGGGTTCGACCCGCACCTGGGTCGCGCCATCGTTGCGCTCGATCTCCCGCGCGGCCTCGTACAGGCGCACGATCTGCTTACCCGCCTGATCGTCACCCTGCGCCTGGTGGCGCCGGACGCTGCCGAGCCGGATATGCCGGCGACACGGGCGCTGATCGCCCGCGCGCTGCGGCTGGAGAATTGGCCGGCGGTCGGCGCCGCGCTGGACAGTGCGCGGCAGGAGGTTACGGCAGCGTGGAAAGGAGTAACGGATGGACATGCTGCCTGA
- a CDS encoding twin-arginine translocase TatA/TatE family subunit, translating to MGSFSLPHILVLAIVAILLLGGGRFSSMMGDVAKGVKNFKKGMSEEDEEASAKPAQRIEAQQAARPASETIVQDDKVAR from the coding sequence ATGGGTAGCTTCAGCCTCCCGCATATTCTTGTGCTCGCCATCGTTGCCATCCTCCTGCTGGGCGGCGGACGATTTTCCAGCATGATGGGTGACGTCGCGAAGGGCGTTAAGAACTTCAAGAAGGGCATGTCTGAGGAAGATGAAGAGGCGTCGGCCAAGCCGGCGCAGCGCATCGAGGCACAGCAGGCAGCCCGGCCCGCGTCCGAGACGATCGTCCAGGACGACAAGGTGGCGCGTTGA
- a CDS encoding sigma-70 family RNA polymerase sigma factor — translation MTEAEPRNSDAADEVSVEHVSLSDPEFKKQLAQVIPHLRAFGRSLSGNRDLADDLVQETLLKAWAARKRFQAGTNMRAWTFIILRNLYLSQMRRARFKGEWDDLVADRLLAAPASQDKHVELADMQRALLHLPQPQREALILVGAGGFAYEEAAEICGVAVGTIKSRVARGRVALESLMSGSDMTSRTDHTIASLKPTLDEIMDEVDELSRDR, via the coding sequence ATGACCGAAGCTGAACCGCGCAATTCTGACGCGGCCGATGAGGTGTCGGTCGAGCACGTCTCCCTGTCTGATCCCGAGTTCAAGAAGCAGCTGGCGCAGGTGATTCCGCACTTGCGCGCATTCGGGCGTTCGCTGTCCGGCAATCGCGATCTTGCGGATGATCTCGTGCAGGAAACGCTCCTGAAGGCCTGGGCAGCGCGCAAGCGCTTCCAGGCCGGCACCAACATGCGTGCGTGGACCTTTATCATCCTGCGGAACCTGTACCTGTCCCAGATGCGCCGTGCGCGCTTCAAGGGCGAGTGGGATGATCTGGTCGCGGATCGTCTGCTGGCCGCGCCGGCCAGCCAGGACAAGCATGTCGAACTGGCCGATATGCAGCGTGCACTGCTCCATCTTCCGCAGCCGCAGCGCGAGGCGCTGATCCTGGTGGGTGCGGGCGGCTTCGCCTATGAGGAAGCCGCCGAGATCTGCGGCGTCGCCGTGGGTACGATCAAGAGCCGCGTGGCGCGGGGCCGCGTGGCGCTGGAATCGCTGATGAGCGGAAGCGACATGACGTCGCGCACCGATCATACGATCGCCAGCCTGAAGCCCACGCTGGATGAAATCATGGACGAGGTGGACGAGCTCAGCCGCGATCGCTGA
- the tatB gene encoding Sec-independent protein translocase protein TatB encodes MLDFNFTEMAVVALVALVVIGPKDLPKALRVLGYWVGKARGVARQFRAGFDEMVREAELAEMEKKWKEENERIMREHPMISPAQPAASEPPTGEIPPQDPSPRPAEQGDMFMQDPQHEPVMVERPTMVAAPADEPKLPQDKAAS; translated from the coding sequence ATGCTCGACTTCAACTTCACGGAAATGGCGGTCGTGGCGCTTGTCGCCCTTGTCGTCATCGGCCCCAAGGACCTGCCCAAGGCGCTGCGGGTGCTTGGCTATTGGGTCGGCAAGGCGCGGGGCGTGGCGCGGCAGTTCCGCGCCGGCTTTGACGAAATGGTGCGTGAGGCGGAACTCGCCGAGATGGAGAAGAAGTGGAAGGAGGAGAATGAGCGGATCATGCGGGAGCATCCGATGATCTCGCCCGCTCAGCCTGCCGCTTCCGAACCGCCCACGGGCGAAATTCCGCCACAAGATCCCTCGCCCCGCCCGGCCGAGCAGGGCGACATGTTCATGCAGGATCCGCAGCACGAACCGGTCATGGTGGAGCGGCCGACCATGGTTGCCGCTCCGGCGGACGAACCCAAACTGCCCCAGGACAAGGCTGCATCGTGA
- a CDS encoding NepR family anti-sigma factor translates to MVSDKEAPKKTVKSKGGTAVQSKDRDMGAALRSIYQKTIDESVPDEMISLLSKLD, encoded by the coding sequence TTGGTTTCGGACAAGGAAGCGCCAAAGAAAACGGTCAAGTCGAAAGGCGGCACGGCAGTGCAGTCAAAGGACCGTGACATGGGTGCGGCGCTACGATCGATTTATCAAAAGACGATCGATGAGTCGGTGCCGGACGAGATGATTTCCCTTCTGAGCAAGCTAGATTAA
- a CDS encoding entericidin A/B family lipoprotein, with the protein MKKMMGMLAVASALLIAACNTVEGVGRDVSSAGDTVAQTADDAK; encoded by the coding sequence ATGAAGAAGATGATGGGGATGCTGGCAGTGGCTAGCGCACTGCTGATCGCTGCTTGCAACACCGTGGAAGGTGTGGGCCGCGATGTCTCCTCTGCCGGAGACACTGTCGCTCAGACCGCAGACGACGCCAAGTAA
- the scpB gene encoding SMC-Scp complex subunit ScpB, with amino-acid sequence MTPPDDFTRAVEAVLFAAEDPMSVDSLRAHVGEGDVRGALDRLAADYAGRGINLVRRGDRWHFQTAGDMAHFLRRSREEVRRLSRAAIETLAIIAYHEPVTRAEIEAIRGVQISKGTLDVLMDAGWIRPGGRREVPGRPLTFVTTQGFLAHFGLASRRDLPGMDDLRAAGLLDPIDLAMEELAVEKPGEGD; translated from the coding sequence GTGACACCGCCGGACGATTTCACGAGGGCGGTTGAGGCGGTGCTGTTCGCCGCCGAGGATCCGATGTCGGTCGACAGCCTGCGCGCGCATGTGGGTGAAGGGGACGTTCGCGGCGCGCTCGATCGGCTGGCGGCGGACTATGCCGGTCGCGGCATCAACCTGGTGCGTCGCGGCGATCGCTGGCATTTCCAGACGGCCGGCGACATGGCGCATTTTCTCCGTCGCAGCCGGGAGGAGGTGCGCCGGCTGAGCCGTGCGGCGATCGAGACACTGGCGATCATCGCCTATCACGAGCCGGTGACGCGGGCCGAGATCGAGGCAATCCGCGGGGTGCAGATCTCCAAGGGCACGCTCGACGTGCTGATGGATGCCGGGTGGATCCGACCGGGGGGCAGGCGCGAGGTGCCGGGGCGACCGCTCACCTTCGTCACCACTCAAGGCTTCCTTGCGCACTTCGGGCTGGCGTCCCGGCGCGACCTGCCGGGGATGGACGATCTGCGGGCAGCGGGGCTGCTCGATCCGATTGATCTCGCGATGGAAGAACTGGCGGTGGAAAAGCCCGGCGAGGGCGACTAG
- a CDS encoding peroxiredoxin produces the protein MDMLPDVTVTAPDGSVLRLKDRLCPMVVYFYPKDDTTGCTREAQDFSTLAAAFTTAGVSVLGISRDTPAKHQKFIAKYDLAVALASDEDGSACEAFGTWVEKSMYGRTYMGIERSTFLFDREGRLAREWRKVKVAGHAEAVLEAARAL, from the coding sequence ATGGACATGCTGCCTGATGTGACGGTGACTGCGCCTGACGGCTCGGTTCTCCGTCTCAAGGACCGCCTCTGCCCGATGGTCGTCTATTTCTACCCGAAAGACGACACGACGGGCTGCACACGCGAGGCGCAGGACTTTTCCACGCTTGCCGCGGCGTTCACCACTGCTGGTGTCTCGGTGCTCGGTATCTCGCGCGATACGCCGGCAAAACACCAGAAGTTCATCGCCAAATATGACCTGGCGGTGGCGCTGGCGAGCGACGAAGATGGCTCCGCCTGTGAGGCGTTCGGCACCTGGGTGGAAAAATCCATGTACGGGCGCACCTACATGGGGATCGAGCGTTCCACCTTTCTGTTCGACCGGGAAGGGCGGCTGGCGCGCGAATGGCGCAAGGTGAAGGTGGCCGGTCACGCAGAGGCCGTGCTGGAAGCGGCACGCGCCTTGTGA
- a CDS encoding response regulator: MSLGQQLAPHLPFLRRYGRALTGSQSHGDKYVRATLEAIVAAPSEFPRDVDPRLGLYRTFQVIWNSTNDGEQADPGDVDDQEAIARARLARMTPLSRQALLLTAMEGFTVEDAAYLVDVAPSEVEALVAEALSEIEKQTRARVLIIEDEPIIAMDIETIVRDLGHEVTGVAVTRDEAVALAMEDRPGLVLADIQLADDSSGIDAVKDILHEFQVPVIFITAFPERLLTGERPEPTFLITKPFQRSTVKAAISQALFFDQSTAPVS, from the coding sequence ATGTCGCTTGGACAACAGCTCGCCCCGCATCTGCCCTTCCTGCGTCGGTACGGGCGGGCGCTCACTGGCAGCCAGTCGCATGGCGACAAATATGTGCGCGCCACGCTGGAGGCGATCGTTGCCGCGCCGAGCGAATTCCCGCGCGATGTTGATCCCCGCCTGGGTCTCTATCGGACGTTCCAGGTAATCTGGAATTCCACGAACGACGGCGAGCAGGCCGATCCCGGTGACGTTGACGATCAGGAAGCAATCGCACGGGCGCGGCTTGCCCGGATGACGCCGCTTTCGCGCCAGGCACTTCTGCTGACGGCGATGGAAGGTTTCACCGTGGAGGACGCGGCCTATCTGGTGGATGTGGCGCCAAGCGAGGTCGAGGCGCTGGTCGCCGAGGCGCTGTCGGAAATCGAGAAGCAGACCCGCGCCCGCGTGCTGATCATCGAGGATGAGCCGATCATCGCCATGGACATCGAGACGATCGTCCGCGATCTCGGCCATGAGGTGACCGGCGTGGCAGTGACCCGCGACGAGGCGGTGGCGCTCGCCATGGAGGACCGGCCGGGCCTGGTGCTCGCCGACATCCAGCTTGCCGATGACAGTTCGGGCATCGACGCGGTGAAGGACATTCTGCACGAATTCCAGGTGCCGGTGATCTTCATCACCGCCTTCCCGGAGCGTCTGCTCACGGGCGAGCGGCCCGAGCCAACCTTCCTGATCACCAAGCCTTTCCAGCGTTCCACCGTCAAGGCGGCGATCAGCCAGGCATTGTTCTTCGATCAATCGACCGCACCGGTTTCGTAA
- the tatC gene encoding twin-arginine translocase subunit TatC, with translation MSTVDELDDSRAPLLDHLIELRRRLLYCIGAIVLAFLVCYYFAESIFSFLVQPLLAAGQTRLIYTEIFEAFFVQVKVAFFAAVMVSFPIIANQLWQFVAPGLYRNEKRALLPFLLATPVLFLSGAAMAYYIAVPMALHFLLSFQGDVGGVNQEALPAIGNYLSFIMQFLFGFGVAFLLPVLLMLLERGGIVTRKQLVSARRYAIVGAFAIAAVLTPPDVGSQLLLAIPLCFLYELALIGIWFTERKRSRERETVSAE, from the coding sequence GTGAGCACTGTCGACGAACTGGACGATTCGCGCGCGCCGCTGCTCGACCACCTGATCGAGCTACGCCGGCGGCTGCTCTATTGCATCGGCGCCATCGTGCTGGCGTTCCTGGTCTGCTATTATTTCGCGGAGTCCATCTTCTCGTTTCTGGTCCAGCCGCTGCTCGCGGCCGGGCAGACCCGGCTGATCTACACCGAGATCTTCGAGGCCTTCTTCGTTCAGGTGAAGGTAGCGTTCTTCGCGGCGGTGATGGTCTCGTTTCCGATCATCGCCAACCAATTGTGGCAGTTCGTGGCGCCGGGGCTGTACCGCAACGAGAAGCGCGCCCTGCTGCCGTTCCTGCTGGCGACGCCGGTTCTTTTCCTCAGCGGCGCCGCGATGGCCTATTACATCGCCGTTCCGATGGCGCTGCACTTCCTGTTGAGCTTTCAGGGCGATGTGGGCGGCGTCAATCAAGAAGCTTTGCCGGCGATCGGCAACTACCTGTCGTTCATCATGCAGTTCCTGTTCGGGTTCGGCGTCGCCTTTCTGCTGCCGGTACTGCTGATGCTGCTGGAGCGCGGTGGGATCGTGACGCGCAAGCAACTGGTGTCCGCCCGTCGCTACGCAATCGTCGGTGCGTTCGCCATCGCTGCTGTCCTGACGCCGCCCGATGTCGGCTCGCAGCTGCTGCTCGCCATTCCTTTGTGCTTTCTCTACGAGCTTGCGCTGATCGGCATCTGGTTCACGGAGCGCAAACGCTCGCGGGAGCGAGAGACGGTTTCGGCCGAATAG